GACGCTCGGCTGGATCGCGCTGAACCAGCGGGCGAACGCCGCCCTCAACCCGACGGCGATCTACCGCTCGCCGATGACGATGGACGACTACCTGGAAGCACGGCCGATCACCACGCCGTTCGGCCTCTACGACTGCGACGTGCCCTGCGACGGCGCCGTCGCCGTGATCGTGTCGGCGGTGGACGCCGCGCGGGACCTGGCGAAACCGCCCGTCCTGGTGGAGGCGGTCGGCACGCAGATCACCGAGCGGATCGACTGGGACCAGAGCACGCTGACCCACGAGCCGCAGGTGCTCGGCCCCGCGGCCCACCTGTGGACGCGCACGTCGCTGCGGCCGTCCGACGTGGACGTCGCGGAGCTCTACGACGGGTTCACCCTCAACTGCCTCTCCTGGATCGAGGCGCTCGGGTTCTGCGGCATCGGCGAGGCCAAGGACTTCCTCGACGGCGGAAAGAACATCGCACGGGACGGCGTCCTGCCCCTGAACACCCACGGCGGGCAGCTGTCCCACGGGCGGACGCACGGCATGGGCCTGGTCCACGAGGCGGTCGTCCAGCTGCGCGGGGAGGGCGGGGAACGCCAGGTGCCCGGCGCCCGCGTCGCCGTGGTGAGCAGCGGCGGCCTCACGCCCGGCGGGGCGATGCTCCTCAGGGCGGACGCATGACGTTCGGCGAACGGGCCCGGAACGCGGCGCCGGAGGGCGACGCGAACGGGCACGCCCCCGGCGGGCCGCCGGTGGAGGCCCGCGTGGCCGACGTCGACGGCGTCCCGATGTCGGCGCTCGTCGCGCGGGTGCCGCGGCCCCGCGCGATCGTCCTCGCGCTGCACGGCGGCGCGGTGAGCCCCGCCTACTTCGACGCCCCCGGGCATCCGCGGCTGTCGCTGCTGCGGACGGGCGCGGCGCTCGGCTTCACCGTCATCGCGCTCGCCCGTCCCGGCTACGGCGCCTCCGCCCCGCACGCGGCGGAGGTGGCGCCCGCCGGGCGTCGGGTCGACCTCGCCTACCGGGCCGTGGACGCCCTGCTGGGGCCCGGCCCGCGCGGGGCGGGACTCTTCGTGATCGCCCACTCGGTGGGGTGCGAGCTCGCCGTCCGGATGGCCGCCCGCGGACGCGGGGACGGGCTGCTCGGGCTGGAGCTCTCCGGCACCGGCAGGCGGCACCACGAGGCCGCCGCCGGGATCCTGGCCCCGCAGAACGGGAACCGGCTCCCGCCCGCCCGGAGCATCCGCGACCTCATCTGGGGCCCCGGCCACCTGTATCCGGCGGACGTCATCGGACATCGCGCCCTGCAGGCCCGGTCGCCCGCCTACGAGGGGGACGTGGTGCCGCCGTGGCCCGCCCGCCTGCCGGAGCTGGCCGCGCGGGTGCGCGTCCCCGTGCGCTACACGCTCGCCGAGCACGAGACCGTGTGGAGCCCGGGACGGGCCGCGCTGGACGACATCGCGGCGCTGTTCACCGGGTCGCCGCGCGTCCTGGTCGACGAGCAGACCGGCGGCGGCCACAACCTGAGCCTCGGGCACGCCGCCGCGGCCTACCACCTGAAGGTGCTGGCGTTCGCCGAGGAGTGCGCGGCGGCGGGCGCCCGATCCGACACCCGGACCGACCCCCGGTCCGGCAACGACCCGACGGGAGAATGAGATGCCGGAAGCCGAGGCCGTGGCCCTGCTGGCCGTGCGGCTGGTCGTGGGCGTCACGATGATCGTCCACGGGTACAACCACTGGCGCGGCGGCGGCCGCATCGAGGGCACCGCGGGCTGGTTCGGCGGCCTCGGGCTGCGGCACGGGAAGCTGCAGGCCTGGATGAGCGTGGTCACCGAGATCGGCGCGGGCGCGCTGCTCGTGCTGGGCCTGCTGACGCCGCTGGCCTGCGCGGCGATCGTGTCGGTGATGCTCGTCGCGGGGCTGCTCGCCCACCGGTCCAACGGGTTCTTCGTGTTCAAGGACGGCTACGAGTACGTCCTCGTGCTGGCGGTCGTGTGCGTCGCGCTGGCGGCCCTCGGGCCCGGCACGCTCTCGGTCGACGCCGCGGCGGACATCGAGATCACCGGCTGGGCGGGCGGCGGCATCGCGCTCGGGGCGGGGATCGTCGCGACGGCCGGCCTGCTGGCCACGTTCTGGCGTCCCGTGCGCAAGCCCGCCGGGCAGGCGGAGGAGCAGCCGACGACGGCCTGACCTCGCGGCCGCCCGCCGTCCGGGGACGGTGCGCTCCGGCGAGCGTGCCGGGCGCCGCCGTCACCGGCGGGCCCGGCTAGTCTCCGGCGGCGGAGATGCCGCGCAGGCAGAACTGCCAGATCTCCGGCGCGGTCATCGGCCCGGCGGGCCCGCCGCTGCTGTGCGCGGAGAAGATGACCGTCTGCATCACCATGGCGGCCTGGCGGCGCGGCCGTCCCGGACGGACGGTGCCCGCCGCGGCGGCGCCCTCGACGAGCTCGGTGAAGATGTCCAGCATCGGGCGGTGCGCGGCCGCCACCTGGGGCGGGTGCGTGACGAGCAGCTGCAGGGCGAAGTCGCTGAACAGCGGGCGGTGGATCCCCGGCTTCGGGCAGCACTGCCCGTACAGGGTCTCGACCGCGGCGCGCAGGCGCGGCAGCGGCTCGCGATGATCCTCGGCGGCCTTGCGGACCTCGGCCGCGCCGACGACGAGCGCGTCCTCGAACAGGGCGAGCAGCAGCTCGTGCTTGCCGTCGAAATGCTGGTAGAAGCTGCGCAGCGACTGCTTGGAACGATCGACCACTTCCTGGACGGTGAAGTCGGTCGTCCCCTTCTCGGCCATCAGCCGCTGCGCGGCGTCGAGGAAGCGCTGCACGCGCTGCTCGGCGCGGAGCTTGGCGGCTCGGGTGGAGCGCTCGACCGCGCGTCGGCGCCAGGCGGGTTCTTCCACGACCTCGGACATCTCGCAGATGATACCTGCGTAAAGCAAAATATGAGACTCTTACTTACAAAGAAAGAGAATGATATTCTCGCGCGCATGGAGTTCGAGTTCGATGAGGACCAACGGCTGCTCCAGCAGATGGTCCGTGAAACGGTCGCCAAGTCGCGGTCGCGCCCCGAGGACGAGCTGTGGGCGGCCTACCGCGAGCTGGGCTGGCTGGACGCCCCGCCGGTGGAGCTGGCGATCGTGCTGGAGGAACTCGGGTACGTCGCGGACCCGACCCCTTTCCTCGCCACCGCGACATGGTTCGCCCCGCTGGCCGGGCGGCCGCCGCGCGGCTCGGGCACGGCGGTGTGCGACGGCACCGGCCGGTTCGTCCTGGACGCCGACAGAGCGGACGAGATCGCGCTGGTGACGGCGGACGGCGTCGCGATCGTCGACGGCGCCGACGTCACGGCGGAGCGCGCCGACACCTTCGACCCCACCCTTCATCTGGCCCACGTGACTGCGCGGCCGGACGGGCCGGGCCTCGTCGCGGGGGTCCCCGACCTCGCGCTGACGGGCCTGGCGATCACCGTCGTCGGGAGCTGCCGCCGCATCCTGGACATGGTCGTCGCGCACGTGAAGGAACGGGAACAGTTCGGCGTGCCCATCGGCTCGTTCCAGGCCGTCAAGCACAAGGCGGCGGACATGCACGTCGCCATCGAGCGCGCCCGGGCGCTCGCCTACTTCTCCGCCCTGACGATCGCCGAGGACGACCCGCGCCGCGGCCGGGCGGCGGCGATGGCCAAGGCCGCGGCCGGCGAATGCCAGCAGGTCGTGTTCGCGGGCGGCCTCCAGCTCTACGGGGCCATGGGCTTCACCTGGGAGAACGAGCTGCAGATCCATCTCAAGCGGGCCAAGGCCTGCGACCTGCTGCTGGGGACGGCGGCCGAGCACAGGAAGGCGCTGCTGCGATGAGGCTGGGCTCCGACCCCGAGGTCGAGGCGTTCCGCGCCGAGTTCTCCGCGTTCCTCGACGCGCACGTGCCGAGCGAGGCCGAGGCCGTGCCGCGGTCGAAGTCGAGCGCGGACGTCCCGCAGTGGGCGCGGCGGTGGCAGCGGACGCTGTTCGACGCGGGCTGGCTCCTGCCGGGCAACCCGCCCGAGTTCGGCGGCCGCGACGCGTCGCTGCCCGAGCAGCTCGCGCACCTGGAAGAGCTGTCCCGGCGGCGGATCTACCACAGCTGGAACCCGCAGGGCCTCGGCATCATCGCCGCGTCGATCCTGACGTTCGGGACCGCCGAACAGAAGCGGCGCTGGGCCGTCCCGATCCTGCGGGCCGAGATCACGGCGGCGCTCGGCATGAGCGAGCCGGGCGCCGGGTCCGACCTCGCCGGCCTGCGGACCCGGGCCGTCCAGGACGGCGACGAGTTCGTCGTCAACGGGCAGAAGGTGTGGACGTCGGGCGCGCACGACGCCGACGTGCTGCTGACGTTCGTCCGCACCGACCCGGACGCGCCCAAGCACAAGGGCATCAGCGTCCTGCTGATCCCCACCGACGCGCCGGGCGTGGTGCGCCGCCCGTTCGGCTCCATCGCCGACCCCGACGACCTGGACTTCAACGAGGTCTTCTTCACCGACGTGCGGGTGCCGAAGGAGAACCTGATCGGCGAGCAGAACAAGGGGTGGAGCGTCGCCCACGGGTCGCTCGGCCACGAGCGGACGCTGCTGTGGCTGAGCTTCGCCGAGCGGCTCGAGGACCTGGTCCGGGACGCGCCCAGCGACCAGGAGTGGTACGCGACGCTGGAGATGGACCTGCAGGCGCTGCGGCTGCTCGGCTACCGTGCCCTCGGCGGCGCGGGGGACCCCGCGGAACTGTCGGTCCTCAAGCTCCTCGGTTCCGAGGCGGTGCAGGCCGCGTCGCTGCGCGCCCTGGAGGAGCGCGGCGCCGAGGGGCTCGTCCACCCGGCCCGGACCTCGCCGCCCAACCACATGAACGCCGAGGCGTTCTCCTGCAGCTGGTTCGAGCGGTACGCCCGCAGCTTCGCCGGGACGATCGCCGGCGGCACGTCCGAGATCCAGCGCAACATCATCGCCGAGCGCGTTCTCGGCCTGCCCAGATGAGCCCAGACCAAGGAGACGCGATGGATCAGATCCTGTACGAGGCCGCCGACGGAGTCGCGGTCATCACGCTGAACCGTCCCGAGGCCGCCAACGCCCAGACCGGGGCGCTGCTGGACGACCTGGACGCCGCCTGGATGCGGGCGGCGGCCGACGAGGACGTCCGCGTGATCGTGCTGAAGGCGAACGGGAAGCACTTCTCCGCCGGACACGACCTCAAGGACCGCGAGTGGGCGCCGGAGAAGCTCACCCTCGAGTGGATCTACTCGGTCGAGTCGCGGCGGTATCTGGAGTACACGCTGCGGTGGCGCAACGTTCCGAAGCCGTCGATCGCGGCGGTGCAGGGCAAGTGCATCGCGGGCGGGCTGATGCTGTGCTGGCCGTGCGACCTGATCGTGGCGGCCGAGAACGCCGAGTTCTCCGACCCGGTGGTCCACATGGGCATCGGCGGTGTGGAGTACCACGGCCACACCTGGGAGCTGGGGCCGCGCAAGGCCAAGGAGATCCTGTTCACCGGCCGCGGCGTCACGGCCGAGGAGGCCGAGAAGGTCGGCATGGTCAACAAGGTCGTGCCCCTGGACGACCTGGAATCGTCGGCGATGGAGCTGGCCGGGCAGATCGCGCGGATGCACCCGTTCGCGCTGCGGCAGGCCAAGCGCGCCGTCAACCAGACACTGGACGTGCAGGGCTTCTACGCCGCGATCCAGTCGGTGTTCGACATCCACGAGACCGGGCACGGCAACGCGCTCAGCGTCGGCGGCTACCCCGTCCTGATGCGGCTCGACGGCATGAAGGACAAGCTCAAGTCACAGTGACGAGAGCGCTGTGACGAAGGCGCCGTGACCGCGACGCGGCGGCGGCCCGTCCCGTCCGGGACCGGCCGCCGCCGCGTCGTCCGGGTATCGGGTCAGGGTTCCGTGCCGAAGGCGTCGTCGAAGTCCTCGGCGGAGACGCCGTCGTCGAGCGGCAGGCGGAAGGTGTTGAAGGCCATGGCGAGCAGCCCGTAGGTGCCGACCGTGAACACCAGGTCCATCAGCTGCCGGTCGTCGCCCAGCTCGGCCGCGATCTTCCGGTAGGTCTCGTCGGAGAGGTCCGTCCGCTCTTCCAGCTCGTCCACCACCCGGTTCAGCAGGGTGGGCGCCCCGGAGCGCACCTGTTCGATCTCCGCGTCGGTGACGCCGGCCTCCCGGGCCACCTTCACGTGCTGCGCCCACTCGTACCGGCTGCGCCGCCGCCACGCGACCCGCAGGATCGCCAGCTCGCGGGTGGCGACGGGCAGCGTCGAGCGGTTCAGCGTGTAGGCGTTGTAGCGCATGAACGCCTTCGCCAGCGCGGGGTGCCGGGCGAGCAGGTCGAGCGCGTTGTTGGGCGGCGGGAGCCGGCCCTCGCGCGGCGAGAAGGCGGCGATGGTCTCGGCGTCCCACTCGTCGCGGGGGAGCGGCGGCAGGCGCGTCACGTGTTCCGCCCCCCGTTCACGCCCACGATCTGCCCGGTGATGTAGCCGGCCTCCTCGGAGACGAGGAACGCGCAGGTCGCGGCGATGTCCTCCGGACGTCCGACGCGGCGGACGGGCGTGCGCTCGATGTGGTCCTCGACCGTCCCGCCGAGCAGCCCGCGGCCCTCGGCCTTGCGCAGCATCGGGGTGTCGATGAAGCCGGGCGGCACGGCGTTGACGGTGATGCCGGCCGGGCCCAGCTCCAGCGCGAGGGCCTTGGTGAGCCCGTTGACGGCCGACTTCGCCGACACGTAGTGCGCCATGTACTGCTGGCCGGACTGGGCGCTGGACGAGGAGATGTTGACGATCCGGCCCCAGCCGGCCTCCGTCATGTCGGGCAGGACCGCCTGCACGCAGTGGAAGACGCCGTTGAGGTTCACGTCGATGACCCGCCGCCACGCGTCGAACGACAGGTCGGCGAACCGCTTGAAGCCGTCCAGGCCGGCGGCGTTCACCAGCACGGTGACCGGCCCGAAGTGCTCCCGCACGGCGTCCAGCGCCTTGTCGACCTGCGCGCGGTCGGTGACGTCGGCGGCCTGCCCGAAGGCGGCGGTGGCCGGGTCCAGGTCGAGCGCGGCGACGTTGTACCCGTCGGCGCCCAGCCGCTCGGCGATGGCCTTGCCGATGCCGGAGCCGCCGCCGGTGACGACCGCGGTCCGCCCGGCGCCCCTTCCCTGGGCGCTCATGCGCGCGCCTCTGCACCGACGATGGTGGCGAGACGCCACGCGCGCACCTCGTCGCAACGGCCGATCATCATGGAAATCTCCCTTCCGAATACGAGAACACTACTCTCAACGTTCGAGGCGGGGAAAGTCCCGGGGCGTGCTCGGGGGTACCGCTGGGCCCGCGGTGTCAGGTGCGCCGCCGTCGGTCTCTCCTGACCTCTCATTCTCGAATCCCGGATGGTTGATTTGCGTGCTGCGAGAATGTAGTTTCCAGCCATCAAGGAGGCAGGATGCGACTTCAGGAGACGGGGGCGAGGGTGTGAAACACCTGCTCATCGACGGACGGCTCGTCGAGACCGAACGGACCTACCCCTCGCTCAATCCCGCGACGGGCGAGGAGTTCGATCGCGCCCCGGACGCCACGACCGACGACGCCGAGCGCGCCGTCGCGGCCGCGCGGCGCGCCTTCGACACCACTGACTGGGCGACCGACCGGCAGCTGCGCATCCGGTGCCTGGAGCAGCTCCACACGGCTCTGGTCGAGCACGGCGACGAATTGCGCGAGCTGACGATCACCGAGGTGGGCGCCACCCGCCAGCTCACCCACGCCAACCAGCTCGACGTCCCGATCGAGATCTTCCGGTACTACGCGGACCTGCTGCGCGACTACCCGATGACCGAGGAGCTCGCCGAGGTCGAGATCCGCGGCCAGACGCACCGGCGGTGGATCGAGAAGGAGGCCGCGGGGGTCGTCGCCGCGATCATCCCGTACAACTACCCGAACCAGATCGGGTTCGCGAAGCTGGCGCCCGCGCTCGCCGCCGGCTGCACGGTCGTCCTCAAGGCGTCCCCGGACACGCCGCTGACCACGCTGGCCCTCGGCGAGCTGATCGCCGAGCACACCGACATCCCGCCCGGCGTCGTCAACGTCCTCTCCTCCTCCGGGGTGGAGGTCGGCGCGCTGCTGGCCGCCCACGCCGACGTCGACGTGGTCACCTTCACCGGCTCGACCGCCACCGGGCGCAAGGTCATGGAGGCCGCCAGCAAGAACCTCAAGCGCGTCTTCCTCGAGCTCGGCGGCAAGTCCGCCATGATCCTGCTGGACG
The nucleotide sequence above comes from Actinomadura algeriensis. Encoded proteins:
- a CDS encoding DoxX family protein is translated as MPEAEAVALLAVRLVVGVTMIVHGYNHWRGGGRIEGTAGWFGGLGLRHGKLQAWMSVVTEIGAGALLVLGLLTPLACAAIVSVMLVAGLLAHRSNGFFVFKDGYEYVLVLAVVCVALAALGPGTLSVDAAADIEITGWAGGGIALGAGIVATAGLLATFWRPVRKPAGQAEEQPTTA
- a CDS encoding TetR/AcrR family transcriptional regulator — protein: MSEVVEEPAWRRRAVERSTRAAKLRAEQRVQRFLDAAQRLMAEKGTTDFTVQEVVDRSKQSLRSFYQHFDGKHELLLALFEDALVVGAAEVRKAAEDHREPLPRLRAAVETLYGQCCPKPGIHRPLFSDFALQLLVTHPPQVAAAHRPMLDIFTELVEGAAAAGTVRPGRPRRQAAMVMQTVIFSAHSSGGPAGPMTAPEIWQFCLRGISAAGD
- a CDS encoding acyl-CoA dehydrogenase family protein, with the translated sequence MEFEFDEDQRLLQQMVRETVAKSRSRPEDELWAAYRELGWLDAPPVELAIVLEELGYVADPTPFLATATWFAPLAGRPPRGSGTAVCDGTGRFVLDADRADEIALVTADGVAIVDGADVTAERADTFDPTLHLAHVTARPDGPGLVAGVPDLALTGLAITVVGSCRRILDMVVAHVKEREQFGVPIGSFQAVKHKAADMHVAIERARALAYFSALTIAEDDPRRGRAAAMAKAAAGECQQVVFAGGLQLYGAMGFTWENELQIHLKRAKACDLLLGTAAEHRKALLR
- a CDS encoding acyl-CoA dehydrogenase family protein, whose product is MRLGSDPEVEAFRAEFSAFLDAHVPSEAEAVPRSKSSADVPQWARRWQRTLFDAGWLLPGNPPEFGGRDASLPEQLAHLEELSRRRIYHSWNPQGLGIIAASILTFGTAEQKRRWAVPILRAEITAALGMSEPGAGSDLAGLRTRAVQDGDEFVVNGQKVWTSGAHDADVLLTFVRTDPDAPKHKGISVLLIPTDAPGVVRRPFGSIADPDDLDFNEVFFTDVRVPKENLIGEQNKGWSVAHGSLGHERTLLWLSFAERLEDLVRDAPSDQEWYATLEMDLQALRLLGYRALGGAGDPAELSVLKLLGSEAVQAASLRALEERGAEGLVHPARTSPPNHMNAEAFSCSWFERYARSFAGTIAGGTSEIQRNIIAERVLGLPR
- a CDS encoding enoyl-CoA hydratase; this encodes MDQILYEAADGVAVITLNRPEAANAQTGALLDDLDAAWMRAAADEDVRVIVLKANGKHFSAGHDLKDREWAPEKLTLEWIYSVESRRYLEYTLRWRNVPKPSIAAVQGKCIAGGLMLCWPCDLIVAAENAEFSDPVVHMGIGGVEYHGHTWELGPRKAKEILFTGRGVTAEEAEKVGMVNKVVPLDDLESSAMELAGQIARMHPFALRQAKRAVNQTLDVQGFYAAIQSVFDIHETGHGNALSVGGYPVLMRLDGMKDKLKSQ
- a CDS encoding carboxymuconolactone decarboxylase family protein, translated to MTRLPPLPRDEWDAETIAAFSPREGRLPPPNNALDLLARHPALAKAFMRYNAYTLNRSTLPVATRELAILRVAWRRRSRYEWAQHVKVAREAGVTDAEIEQVRSGAPTLLNRVVDELEERTDLSDETYRKIAAELGDDRQLMDLVFTVGTYGLLAMAFNTFRLPLDDGVSAEDFDDAFGTEP
- a CDS encoding SDR family NAD(P)-dependent oxidoreductase; the encoded protein is MSAQGRGAGRTAVVTGGGSGIGKAIAERLGADGYNVAALDLDPATAAFGQAADVTDRAQVDKALDAVREHFGPVTVLVNAAGLDGFKRFADLSFDAWRRVIDVNLNGVFHCVQAVLPDMTEAGWGRIVNISSSSAQSGQQYMAHYVSAKSAVNGLTKALALELGPAGITVNAVPPGFIDTPMLRKAEGRGLLGGTVEDHIERTPVRRVGRPEDIAATCAFLVSEEAGYITGQIVGVNGGRNT
- a CDS encoding aldehyde dehydrogenase family protein, which produces MKHLLIDGRLVETERTYPSLNPATGEEFDRAPDATTDDAERAVAAARRAFDTTDWATDRQLRIRCLEQLHTALVEHGDELRELTITEVGATRQLTHANQLDVPIEIFRYYADLLRDYPMTEELAEVEIRGQTHRRWIEKEAAGVVAAIIPYNYPNQIGFAKLAPALAAGCTVVLKASPDTPLTTLALGELIAEHTDIPPGVVNVLSSSGVEVGALLAAHADVDVVTFTGSTATGRKVMEAASKNLKRVFLELGGKSAMILLDDADFDLAAMFAAFMICSHAGQGCAITTRLLVPREHHDEIVEKVAANLGRVTYGDPSDPNTYMGPLISEKQRDKVDAMVKRAVEAGAKLVTGGERVDPGYFYTPTLLAGVDPASEIAQEEIFGPVLAVIPFDDDDDAVRIANDTIYGLSGGVQSADPERAIALARRIRSGTFSINGGNYFAPDAPFGGYKQSGIGREMGVAGFEEFLERKTLAMVVG